The following are from one region of the Vibrio hyugaensis genome:
- the lpoB gene encoding penicillin-binding protein activator LpoB: MKKSIIALLGLAVILGGCSNKVSYGDAQATETTTIDFGSTDLQKIAGEMVDSMMMSGSVAAITRDQRPIVFVERIKNKTSEHIDTESITDTISTKMLNSGKFRFVDMDRVESVREQLNFQNTDELVNQSTAIQFGKMVGAQYMLYGNLSSIVKDAGSDKDVYYKMTMRLMDLETGLIEWADETEIRKEQSKSLFGL, encoded by the coding sequence ATGAAAAAAAGTATTATTGCTCTTTTAGGTCTTGCCGTCATTTTGGGTGGTTGTTCAAACAAAGTCTCTTACGGTGATGCGCAAGCGACTGAAACTACAACCATCGATTTCGGCTCGACGGATCTACAAAAAATTGCTGGCGAAATGGTAGACAGCATGATGATGTCAGGTTCAGTGGCAGCAATTACTCGTGACCAACGTCCTATCGTATTTGTTGAGCGCATCAAGAACAAAACAAGTGAGCACATCGATACGGAGTCTATCACCGACACTATCTCTACTAAGATGTTGAACTCAGGTAAGTTCCGTTTCGTGGATATGGATCGTGTTGAGTCAGTTCGTGAGCAACTAAACTTCCAAAATACGGATGAGCTAGTGAACCAAAGTACGGCAATTCAGTTCGGTAAAATGGTCGGTGCGCAATACATGCTTTACGGTAACCTTTCTAGCATCGTAAAAGATGCGGGTAGCGACAAAGACGTATATTACAAAATGACGATGCGTTTGATGGATCTAGAAACTGGTCTGATCGAATGGGCGGATGAAACTGAAATCCGTAAAGAGCAATCGAAGAGCCTATTTGGTCTTTAA
- a CDS encoding peptidoglycan binding protein CsiV: MRILIPLLLLCVSMPTWAARQFDIEVIIFKRAVNAESTSESWPNELPKIEMSNVGSLDSESYRRSKGVTLLPRSSFRLNAQESALNNHAGFKVLKHVAWRQGDRGKASAPIFHIVGGRDFSGSYNADGSQINGNAQSLSTDGYSEETVNGPLYELDGKLQIYVQHYLFAETTIDLREPAIREVRIESQPSEQMTNELGEVDGNVQVGNLAEVSPTITEEKFLKSFRMDQKRRMRSSETHYLDNPLMGMIIQVRRVR, translated from the coding sequence ATGAGAATACTGATCCCATTATTGCTTCTTTGTGTCTCAATGCCTACTTGGGCTGCGCGTCAATTTGATATTGAAGTAATTATTTTCAAGCGAGCAGTTAACGCTGAAAGTACCAGTGAATCATGGCCAAATGAGCTGCCAAAAATCGAAATGAGCAACGTAGGCAGCTTAGACAGTGAGTCTTACCGCCGTTCTAAAGGCGTCACTTTGCTACCACGTTCTTCTTTCCGTTTGAATGCACAAGAATCAGCATTGAACAATCACGCCGGCTTCAAAGTGCTTAAACACGTAGCCTGGCGTCAAGGCGACCGCGGCAAGGCAAGCGCGCCGATCTTCCATATCGTGGGTGGACGTGATTTCTCAGGCTCTTACAACGCTGACGGCAGCCAAATCAATGGCAATGCACAATCACTTTCAACCGATGGTTACAGTGAAGAAACCGTTAACGGTCCGCTCTACGAGTTAGACGGCAAACTTCAAATCTACGTTCAGCACTACTTGTTCGCTGAGACCACCATAGATTTACGTGAGCCCGCTATACGTGAAGTTCGTATCGAGTCTCAGCCTTCTGAGCAGATGACGAATGAGTTAGGTGAAGTGGACGGCAACGTTCAAGTAGGCAACTTGGCAGAAGTTTCACCAACCATCACTGAAGAGAAGTTCTTGAAGAGCTTCCGCATGGATCAGAAGCGCCGTATGCGCAGTAGTGAAACTCACTACTTAGACAACCCATTGATGGGAATGATCATTCAAGTTCGTCGCGTTCGATAA
- the ycfP gene encoding alpha/beta hydrolase YcfP, translated as MIIYLHGFDSTSPGNHEKVLQLQFIDDDIRFINYSTLHPKHDMQHLLKEVSKVIDQSDDSNPLICGVGLGAYWSERIGFLCGIKQVMFNPNLHPEKTMAGRIDRPEEYEDIATKCVEEFRAKNKARCLVILSKEDEIHDNGKTASELEKHYDIIWDETQTHKFKKISHHLQAMKAFKNA; from the coding sequence ATGATTATTTACTTGCACGGCTTTGATAGTACAAGCCCAGGTAACCACGAAAAAGTTCTGCAACTGCAATTCATCGATGATGACATTCGTTTCATCAACTACAGTACACTTCATCCAAAACACGATATGCAGCACCTGCTGAAAGAAGTGTCTAAGGTGATTGACCAATCTGACGATTCGAACCCATTAATCTGTGGTGTTGGTTTAGGTGCTTATTGGTCAGAGCGTATCGGTTTTCTCTGCGGCATTAAGCAAGTGATGTTCAACCCGAACTTGCATCCTGAGAAGACAATGGCAGGACGTATTGATCGTCCAGAAGAGTACGAAGACATTGCGACCAAGTGTGTTGAGGAGTTTCGTGCTAAGAACAAAGCGCGTTGTTTAGTGATTTTGTCGAAAGAAGATGAGATTCACGACAATGGAAAAACGGCGTCGGAATTAGAGAAACATTACGACATCATTTGGGATGAAACCCAAACGCATAAATTCAAGAAGATCTCTCACCACTTGCAGGCGATGAAGGCATTCAAGAACGCGTAA
- a CDS encoding COG3014 family protein, with translation MKHGVKLFGLISWTLLATGCANLSAGNLFSHYSDQNKEVYQAVVAGEYAKAEQLQSSDVGGEILGNFEQGRISFLAADYPTSLSSLEDSDRAVRKQQDRATISVTETATSVGSLAVNDNLNEYQPADYELGFLHLYLGLNYLQKNDLEGALVEMRRANQVQEAAKKAREKELKQAEKDLKKQGMSANLGSVLANYPDAGKKLSSVQNGYLFYLSGLLYEASRDLNSAYVDYRRALAVMPDNKQVIESTMYAAKKLGMRQDLRMLEKRYGKAPSGLSKSQGRVIVIDEQGVVDALQGWRIDLPIYDSRGDGAIYSLALPYYPKRGTQRFGDVALNGKKLPSSTLVDVNAMAQNDLHERLTTIVIRQAIRVWAKDRIRKEAAKGDDVGNILFNVWNTLTEQPDTRSWQTLPGTVKTASKVVKPGLQSLNVGDQVYQFEVPAQQTTLVWVSRQGTHSTVWHKQLGRL, from the coding sequence GTGAAACATGGTGTGAAGCTATTCGGATTAATTAGCTGGACCTTGCTCGCGACAGGGTGTGCGAATTTATCCGCTGGCAACCTGTTCAGTCATTACAGTGACCAAAATAAAGAAGTTTACCAAGCGGTGGTTGCAGGTGAATACGCGAAAGCTGAGCAACTTCAATCAAGCGATGTAGGTGGCGAGATACTTGGTAATTTCGAGCAAGGCCGAATCTCTTTTCTTGCAGCAGATTACCCAACCAGTTTGAGCTCGCTTGAAGACAGCGACCGTGCAGTACGTAAGCAACAAGACCGTGCCACGATTTCTGTCACGGAGACGGCGACCAGCGTGGGTTCTTTAGCCGTTAACGACAATCTAAATGAATACCAACCAGCCGACTATGAACTCGGCTTTTTGCATTTGTATTTAGGCCTTAACTACTTACAGAAAAATGATCTTGAAGGAGCTTTGGTTGAAATGCGCCGAGCCAATCAAGTTCAGGAAGCTGCAAAGAAAGCACGTGAAAAGGAACTAAAGCAGGCAGAGAAGGATCTTAAGAAGCAAGGTATGTCTGCCAACTTGGGTAGTGTACTTGCGAACTATCCGGATGCCGGTAAAAAGCTTAGCTCCGTACAAAACGGTTACTTGTTCTATCTTTCTGGTTTGCTTTATGAAGCGTCACGAGATTTGAACAGTGCGTACGTAGACTATCGTCGCGCGCTCGCTGTGATGCCAGATAACAAGCAAGTGATTGAAAGTACAATGTATGCCGCGAAAAAACTCGGTATGCGTCAAGATCTTCGTATGCTGGAAAAACGTTACGGCAAAGCGCCTTCAGGACTGAGTAAGTCACAAGGGCGCGTGATCGTGATAGACGAGCAAGGCGTGGTAGACGCTCTGCAAGGTTGGCGTATTGACTTGCCGATTTATGACAGCCGAGGTGACGGTGCGATTTATTCACTCGCACTGCCTTACTACCCAAAACGTGGCACACAACGTTTCGGTGATGTGGCTTTGAATGGCAAGAAACTGCCTTCGAGTACGTTAGTGGATGTGAATGCGATGGCGCAAAATGATTTGCATGAGCGTTTAACGACCATCGTGATCCGTCAAGCCATTCGTGTTTGGGCGAAAGACCGAATTCGCAAAGAAGCCGCAAAAGGTGACGATGTCGGCAACATTCTTTTCAATGTTTGGAACACATTAACAGAACAACCTGATACCCGAAGTTGGCAGACGCTTCCTGGGACGGTCAAAACGGCGTCTAAAGTCGTGAAACCGGGGCTGCAGAGCTTAAACGTTGGCGATCAGGTGTATCAATTCGAAGTGCCAGCACAGCAAACAACGTTGGTTTGGGTTTCTCGACAGGGAACGCATTCAACGGTATGGCACAAACAATTAGGGAGATTGTAA
- the thiK gene encoding thiamine kinase, which translates to MAWFSWQQAKQLDPSLNTLDSFFASPPVKVQTVTGGLTNRCWRLESSEGLAYVWRPTSNVCKAFAISRHNEYQVLNAIAPLDLGPKPIFVHEQGLLVEWVPGETLTKPGIDIEELLPIAARIHEYPAKAVPLVPFSYLSRIDHYWLELAGQYVGTEYEALYLKWRSEPSVAQVPAALCHFDLGCYNLVRGEEGVKVIDWEYAGLADPRLDLTLILQLADVPIEQGVEQYCQTRGIEDVALWLEGVRAWMPRTRMMAMLWYLLAYKLWDDEQYLSSAYEFKDLLCMEDHCFEN; encoded by the coding sequence ATGGCGTGGTTTTCTTGGCAACAAGCGAAACAATTAGACCCAAGTCTTAATACCCTTGATAGCTTCTTTGCTTCTCCACCAGTGAAGGTACAAACCGTCACTGGTGGGTTAACCAATCGCTGTTGGCGGTTGGAATCCTCAGAAGGCCTTGCTTACGTCTGGCGCCCGACCAGCAACGTGTGTAAGGCCTTTGCTATATCTCGTCATAACGAATATCAAGTGCTTAACGCGATTGCCCCTCTAGACCTAGGTCCAAAGCCCATCTTTGTGCATGAGCAAGGTTTGTTAGTGGAGTGGGTGCCGGGTGAAACGCTGACGAAGCCAGGTATTGATATTGAAGAGCTATTGCCGATTGCTGCTAGGATTCATGAATATCCTGCAAAGGCGGTTCCTTTAGTACCGTTCTCGTATCTTTCGCGCATCGACCATTATTGGTTGGAACTGGCTGGCCAGTACGTCGGCACTGAGTACGAAGCGCTTTATCTAAAGTGGCGTTCTGAGCCAAGCGTGGCGCAAGTCCCTGCAGCGCTGTGTCATTTTGATCTTGGGTGTTACAACTTAGTTCGTGGCGAAGAGGGCGTGAAAGTGATCGATTGGGAGTACGCTGGCTTAGCGGATCCAAGGCTCGACTTGACCTTGATTCTGCAACTCGCCGACGTGCCTATTGAACAAGGTGTAGAACAGTATTGCCAAACTCGTGGCATTGAAGACGTCGCTTTATGGTTGGAAGGCGTGCGAGCGTGGATGCCAAGAACTCGAATGATGGCGATGCTTTGGTATTTATTGGCCTACAAATTGTGGGATGATGAACAATACTTGAGCAGTGCATACGAGTTTAAAGACTTATTATGTATGGAAGATCACTGTTTTGAGAACTGA
- the mfd gene encoding transcription-repair coupling factor — MTKATILSVTNPSERGDKKQLGNLPGAALPMAIAELAKQHSSHSVLVVPDPQIALKLQAEIEQFTDQTVSLFPDWETLPYDNFSPHQEIISDRIARLYQLPHQRNGVTIVPVSTILQRQSPRDFLLQHTLMVKTGDQFSLEKLRAQLENSGYRHVDQVFGPGEYASRGSILDLFPMGSSDPYRIDFFYDEIDTIRTFDPENQRSIEDIQQIQLLPAHEFPTTKVAIEDFRTRWRTQFEARREPESIYMQVTKGTWPAGIEYWQPLFFDHTETLFDYLPEDSQLIIYGDIEAAVDTFLNDVDYRYDQKKIDPLRPLLAPNELWLKKDELFKHIKQLPQALLSLEKIVKRAGRQNLAVQSLAELGVQQQNKEPLSRLRQFSEQFTGKIVFSVESEGRREALTELLQGIKVRPVVHGSIYQALDSNDRFSLILGAAEHGFIHDELNFALICESDLLGDRVIQRRRKDKKTVNSDTVIRHLAELKPGQPVVHIDHGIGRYIGLQTLEAGGMKTEYVTLEYQNDAKLYVPVSSLNLISRYSGGAEESAPLHKLGGEAWAKARRKAAEKVRDVAAELLDVYAKRELKPGYKFELDRGQYATFKATFPFEETDDQSTAINAVLSDMCQAKAMDRLVCGDVGFGKTEVAMRAAFVATDNSKQVAVLVPTTLLAQQHFENFRDRFANLPIRVEVLSRFKSAKEQKVILQDVTDGKVDIVVGTHKLLSSDIKFKDLGLLIVDEEHRFGVRQKEKVKAMRADVDILTLTATPIPRTLNMAMSGMRDLSIIATPPARRLAIKTFVRQHEDSVVREAALREIMRGGQVYFLHNQVETIEKTAEDLQKLIPEARVTVAHGQMRERELERIMNDFYHQRFNLLVCTTIIETGIDVPTANTIIMDRADNLGLAQLHQLRGRVGRSHHQAYAYLLTPHPKAITKDAIKRLDAIASLEDLGAGFTLATHDLEIRGAGELLGDEQSGQIQSVGFTLYMEMLEQAVEALKEGKEPSLDDLLREQTEIEMRIPALLPDDYIPDVNTRLSMYKRIASVSDNEGLSELKVELIDRFGLLPDATKNLLSVSELKIGAGSLKAKKIEAHDKGGFIEFYPDADINPAYLVKLLQSQPQKFAMEGPTKFKFSVPLTDRRKRIQFVQDLLNDFKQNLLPTS, encoded by the coding sequence ATGACAAAAGCAACGATTCTTTCCGTCACTAATCCGTCTGAACGTGGCGATAAAAAACAGCTAGGGAATTTACCTGGCGCGGCATTACCAATGGCCATTGCGGAACTGGCAAAACAACACTCAAGCCATTCAGTTCTTGTGGTGCCCGATCCACAAATCGCGCTAAAACTACAAGCTGAAATTGAGCAGTTTACAGACCAAACCGTGAGCCTGTTCCCGGATTGGGAAACCTTGCCATACGATAATTTTTCACCGCACCAAGAAATTATCTCAGACCGAATTGCACGTTTATACCAGTTGCCTCATCAACGTAATGGTGTGACGATCGTACCAGTCAGCACAATTTTGCAACGTCAGTCTCCGAGAGACTTTTTGCTGCAACACACTTTGATGGTTAAGACAGGCGACCAGTTCTCACTCGAAAAGCTACGCGCTCAGCTAGAAAACTCGGGATACCGTCACGTCGATCAAGTGTTTGGACCGGGTGAATACGCCAGTCGCGGTTCGATCTTAGATTTGTTCCCTATGGGCAGCTCCGATCCTTACCGTATTGATTTCTTCTATGATGAGATCGACACGATACGAACTTTCGACCCAGAAAACCAACGTTCGATCGAAGACATCCAGCAGATCCAATTACTGCCTGCGCACGAATTTCCAACGACCAAGGTAGCAATCGAAGACTTCCGTACCCGTTGGCGTACACAGTTTGAAGCACGCCGAGAGCCTGAATCGATTTATATGCAGGTCACCAAAGGAACATGGCCTGCCGGTATCGAATATTGGCAGCCATTGTTCTTCGATCACACAGAGACTCTGTTCGATTACTTACCAGAAGATTCGCAACTGATCATTTACGGAGACATCGAAGCAGCGGTCGATACTTTCTTGAATGACGTTGACTACCGTTACGATCAAAAGAAAATCGACCCACTCCGTCCGCTATTGGCCCCTAATGAACTGTGGCTAAAGAAAGACGAACTATTTAAGCACATCAAACAATTGCCTCAGGCCCTATTAAGCCTAGAGAAAATTGTTAAACGTGCTGGTCGTCAAAACCTCGCAGTACAGTCTTTAGCAGAGCTTGGTGTCCAACAGCAAAACAAAGAGCCATTGTCTCGTCTTCGCCAATTTAGTGAGCAATTTACGGGAAAAATCGTCTTTTCAGTCGAATCAGAAGGCCGTCGTGAAGCGCTGACCGAACTGCTGCAAGGCATCAAAGTACGTCCAGTGGTTCATGGCTCAATATACCAAGCACTAGATTCAAATGACCGATTCAGCCTGATACTTGGCGCTGCAGAACATGGCTTTATCCATGATGAGCTGAACTTTGCACTAATTTGTGAAAGCGATCTACTCGGCGATCGCGTTATCCAACGCCGTCGCAAAGACAAAAAAACCGTCAATAGTGACACCGTCATTCGCCACCTTGCCGAGCTAAAACCGGGGCAACCTGTCGTACACATTGACCACGGTATCGGACGCTACATCGGCCTGCAAACGCTTGAAGCCGGTGGTATGAAAACGGAATACGTTACCCTTGAGTATCAAAACGATGCCAAACTTTACGTTCCGGTTTCTTCCCTGAACTTAATCAGCCGTTATTCTGGCGGTGCAGAAGAGAGTGCACCACTGCATAAACTCGGCGGTGAAGCGTGGGCAAAAGCACGTCGTAAAGCGGCAGAAAAAGTACGTGACGTCGCAGCAGAACTTCTGGATGTTTACGCAAAACGCGAGCTAAAACCGGGGTACAAATTCGAGTTGGATCGTGGCCAATACGCCACATTCAAAGCGACATTCCCATTTGAAGAAACGGACGACCAATCCACCGCCATCAATGCGGTACTTTCGGACATGTGCCAAGCAAAAGCGATGGACCGACTCGTATGTGGTGACGTTGGCTTTGGTAAAACCGAAGTTGCAATGCGAGCAGCCTTCGTGGCAACAGACAACAGCAAGCAGGTGGCTGTATTGGTGCCGACTACCCTGCTCGCTCAGCAGCACTTTGAAAACTTCCGTGATCGTTTTGCTAACTTACCAATTCGTGTAGAGGTCCTTTCGCGCTTTAAATCAGCGAAAGAGCAGAAAGTGATCCTTCAAGACGTCACGGACGGTAAAGTAGACATCGTTGTTGGTACCCATAAGCTGCTTTCAAGCGACATTAAATTCAAAGATCTTGGCTTGTTGATCGTCGACGAAGAACACCGTTTTGGTGTACGCCAGAAAGAGAAAGTAAAAGCAATGCGTGCCGATGTCGACATCCTAACGCTTACCGCGACACCAATTCCGCGAACGTTGAACATGGCGATGAGTGGTATGCGTGATTTATCGATCATCGCAACGCCACCAGCGCGTCGTTTAGCGATCAAGACGTTTGTGCGCCAGCATGAAGATTCGGTCGTTCGTGAAGCCGCATTGCGAGAAATTATGCGCGGTGGTCAAGTGTACTTCCTGCATAACCAAGTCGAAACCATCGAGAAAACCGCTGAAGACTTGCAAAAGCTGATCCCAGAAGCTCGTGTGACGGTTGCCCACGGTCAAATGCGTGAACGCGAACTAGAACGCATCATGAACGACTTCTACCACCAGCGTTTCAACTTACTCGTCTGTACCACTATTATTGAAACAGGTATCGATGTTCCGACGGCAAACACCATTATCATGGATCGTGCCGATAACCTTGGTCTTGCGCAGCTTCACCAATTACGTGGTCGTGTAGGTCGTTCGCACCACCAAGCTTATGCTTACTTATTGACACCACATCCGAAAGCCATCACCAAAGACGCCATCAAACGTCTTGATGCTATTGCTTCGTTAGAAGATCTGGGCGCAGGTTTCACTCTTGCGACGCACGATCTTGAGATTCGTGGCGCAGGTGAGCTATTAGGTGACGAACAAAGTGGTCAAATTCAATCGGTTGGCTTTACACTGTATATGGAGATGCTTGAACAAGCGGTTGAAGCATTGAAAGAAGGTAAAGAACCATCGTTGGATGACTTGCTTCGTGAGCAAACGGAAATTGAAATGCGTATTCCAGCCTTGTTACCGGATGACTACATCCCTGACGTGAATACACGCCTATCAATGTACAAACGCATTGCAAGCGTCAGCGACAACGAAGGCTTGTCGGAATTGAAGGTAGAACTGATTGATCGCTTTGGCTTATTGCCAGATGCAACCAAAAACCTTCTCTCTGTCTCAGAACTGAAAATTGGGGCAGGAAGTCTCAAAGCGAAGAAAATTGAGGCACATGATAAGGGCGGATTCATCGAGTTTTACCCTGATGCTGACATAAACCCAGCGTATTTGGTTAAACTCCTGCAATCACAGCCGCAAAAATTTGCAATGGAAGGTCCAACTAAGTTCAAGTTTAGCGTACCATTAACGGACCGACGAAAACGCATTCAGTTTGTTCAAGACTTACTGAATGATTTTAAACAGAATTTATTACCAACGAGCTAA
- a CDS encoding YcfL family protein codes for MKAWLIGLVMIIGLAGCADNTAGIRIDGQTQKVFFHDNVMGSRLLVDNITTTFVDDRPRGVVQLSSNYKGDQEILYRFYWYDNSGLEVNTKPGPWRKMIVRGFEQVTLSEVTVNPSGTQFRVQIREAQDN; via the coding sequence ATGAAAGCATGGCTTATTGGCTTGGTAATGATCATCGGTTTAGCGGGGTGCGCTGATAATACCGCGGGTATCCGAATTGACGGCCAAACACAAAAAGTATTCTTCCACGATAACGTAATGGGCAGTCGTTTATTAGTCGATAATATTACGACGACTTTCGTGGATGATCGTCCACGCGGTGTTGTACAACTAAGTAGCAACTACAAAGGTGACCAAGAAATCCTTTATCGTTTTTACTGGTACGACAATTCTGGGTTGGAAGTGAACACCAAGCCAGGCCCTTGGCGAAAAATGATCGTACGTGGATTTGAGCAAGTGACGCTGTCAGAAGTGACAGTGAATCCAAGCGGTACCCAATTCCGTGTACAAATTCGCGAAGCACAAGATAACTAA
- a CDS encoding NAD(P)/FAD-dependent oxidoreductase yields the protein MTRIIVVGGGAGGLELATKLGRTLGRKNRAQITLVDRKASHLWKPLLHEVATGSLDEGVDALSYRAHAKNHSFDFQMGSLQDIDRERKVIILSELKDEHGELLMPSRELEYDILVMAIGSTSNDFNTPGVRENCIFLDSPEQAHRFRSGMNNEFLKLHAKNGNGTVDIAIVGAGATGVELSAELHNAVKELRTYGFGDLDSSKLNVNLVEAGERILPALPPRISSAAHQELVKLGVNVRTATMVTQADKDGLTTKDGEKIPAQIMVWAAGIKAPDFIKDIAGLETNRINQLVVKGTLQTTRDDDIFVIGDLAQCTQPDGSFVPPRAQAAHQMASQAFSNIVAKLNGRELKDYVYKDHGSLVSLSRFSTVGSLMGNLTKGSMMVEGRIARVVYISLYRMHQMALHGVIKTGLMMLVGRINRVLRPNLKLH from the coding sequence GTGACACGCATTATCGTTGTAGGCGGCGGTGCTGGTGGCCTTGAATTGGCAACCAAGCTAGGTCGCACTCTTGGTCGTAAGAACCGTGCGCAAATTACACTGGTAGACCGTAAAGCGAGCCACTTGTGGAAACCGCTGTTGCATGAAGTAGCAACTGGTTCATTAGATGAAGGTGTGGACGCATTGAGTTACCGTGCTCACGCGAAAAACCACAGTTTTGACTTCCAAATGGGCAGCCTTCAAGACATCGACCGTGAACGTAAAGTGATCATTCTTAGTGAGCTTAAAGACGAACATGGCGAGCTTCTTATGCCAAGTCGCGAACTAGAGTACGACATTCTAGTGATGGCGATTGGCTCTACGTCTAATGACTTCAACACTCCCGGTGTTCGTGAAAATTGTATCTTCCTAGATAGTCCAGAACAGGCGCACCGTTTCCGTTCTGGCATGAACAATGAGTTCCTAAAACTGCACGCGAAAAATGGTAACGGTACCGTTGATATTGCGATTGTTGGTGCGGGTGCAACGGGTGTGGAGCTGTCAGCAGAACTGCACAACGCAGTGAAAGAGCTGCGTACTTACGGCTTTGGTGACTTAGACTCGAGCAAACTAAACGTGAACCTAGTGGAAGCAGGTGAGCGTATTCTTCCGGCATTGCCACCGCGTATTTCTTCTGCGGCGCACCAAGAGCTGGTTAAACTCGGTGTTAACGTGCGTACTGCTACTATGGTAACGCAAGCGGATAAAGACGGTTTAACCACTAAAGATGGCGAGAAAATTCCTGCGCAAATCATGGTGTGGGCGGCGGGTATTAAGGCCCCTGATTTTATCAAAGACATCGCCGGCCTAGAAACAAACCGTATCAACCAACTTGTGGTTAAAGGTACGCTTCAAACTACTCGTGACGATGACATCTTTGTTATTGGTGATTTGGCGCAATGTACTCAACCTGATGGTTCATTCGTACCGCCACGCGCTCAAGCAGCACACCAAATGGCAAGCCAAGCGTTCAGCAACATCGTCGCTAAGCTTAACGGTCGCGAACTGAAAGACTACGTTTACAAAGACCATGGTTCTTTGGTTTCGCTAAGCCGCTTCTCTACAGTTGGTAGTTTGATGGGGAACTTAACCAAAGGCTCTATGATGGTTGAAGGTCGTATCGCGCGTGTTGTATACATCTCGCTATACCGTATGCACCAAATGGCGTTGCATGGCGTGATTAAGACTGGCTTGATGATGCTCGTTGGCCGTATTAACCGCGTACTTCGTCCAAACTTGAAGCTACACTAA
- a CDS encoding GNAT family N-acetyltransferase — protein sequence MSPDFEIITPRLALKLIPSEQAHSLQRLLVESPSLHQWLDWCDENVTLKDAQDFLLATRLNWVKTEAFGFGIYDREYNNLLGMAAVNELYHTFNMASIGYWVADKYQRKGYAQEAIRALAEFCFAKLSLTRVEIVCDPDNIASQTLIESVGAKKEAIARNRFIFHGKPKDGVVYSLLPTDL from the coding sequence ATGAGTCCAGATTTTGAAATCATCACCCCACGCTTGGCACTCAAGCTTATTCCCTCAGAACAAGCCCACTCACTACAACGCTTGTTAGTTGAATCCCCTTCCCTACATCAATGGTTAGATTGGTGTGACGAAAACGTCACCCTCAAAGACGCGCAGGACTTCCTTCTTGCCACTCGCTTAAATTGGGTAAAAACGGAAGCGTTTGGATTTGGTATTTATGATCGTGAATACAACAATTTACTTGGAATGGCTGCTGTAAACGAGCTTTACCATACATTCAACATGGCGAGTATTGGCTACTGGGTTGCAGATAAATACCAACGAAAAGGCTATGCACAAGAAGCAATTCGAGCACTGGCTGAATTTTGTTTCGCCAAGCTTAGCCTAACGCGAGTAGAGATCGTCTGCGATCCAGACAACATTGCCAGTCAAACATTAATCGAATCAGTCGGAGCGAAGAAAGAAGCCATTGCTAGAAATCGTTTTATCTTCCACGGTAAACCAAAAGATGGCGTTGTGTATTCGTTGTTACCCACTGATTTGTAA
- the hinT gene encoding purine nucleoside phosphoramidase: MAEETIFSKIIRKEIPADVLYQDELVTAFRDINPRAPSHILIIPNKLIPTTNDVEADDEAMMGRMFTVAKKLAKEEGIAEDGYRLIVNCNSHGGQEVYHIHMHLVGGRPLGPMVLS, encoded by the coding sequence ATGGCGGAAGAAACCATCTTTAGCAAAATTATTCGCAAAGAAATCCCAGCAGATGTCCTTTACCAAGATGAGCTAGTGACGGCATTTCGCGACATTAATCCGCGTGCGCCAAGCCACATCCTTATCATTCCAAACAAGCTAATCCCAACCACAAATGATGTGGAAGCGGATGATGAAGCAATGATGGGACGCATGTTCACCGTAGCGAAAAAACTAGCGAAAGAAGAAGGCATTGCAGAAGACGGTTACCGTTTAATCGTAAACTGTAACTCACATGGCGGTCAGGAAGTCTATCATATTCATATGCACCTAGTGGGCGGTCGTCCTTTAGGTCCTATGGTATTGAGCTAA